One window of Alkalispirochaeta americana genomic DNA carries:
- the wrbA gene encoding NAD(P)H:quinone oxidoreductase — translation MKVLVVFYSTYGHMYAMAQAAAEGAEAAGAEVKIRRVPELLGEDILAAMGAVDAQKAFSHVEEVTHQDLTDADGIIFGVPTRFGNMPGQMRMFLDSTGPLWVKGALVGKVGSVITSTGSQHGGAESTILSTHITLLHHGMILAGLPYTFQEQMQIDAMNGGSPYGASTITGADGSRMPSEVELAGARFQGDYVARIAGKLA, via the coding sequence ATGAAAGTTCTTGTTGTTTTTTATTCCACCTATGGTCATATGTACGCCATGGCCCAGGCCGCAGCAGAAGGAGCCGAGGCCGCAGGAGCCGAGGTGAAAATTCGCCGGGTGCCGGAACTGCTGGGAGAGGATATTCTGGCTGCCATGGGGGCGGTGGATGCGCAAAAAGCCTTCTCCCACGTTGAAGAGGTAACTCACCAGGACCTGACCGATGCCGACGGAATCATCTTCGGTGTGCCCACCCGTTTCGGCAATATGCCGGGGCAAATGAGGATGTTCCTGGACTCCACAGGCCCGCTCTGGGTCAAGGGGGCGCTTGTCGGAAAGGTGGGAAGCGTGATCACCTCTACCGGATCCCAGCACGGCGGGGCAGAATCAACCATTCTCTCCACCCACATAACCCTCCTCCACCACGGCATGATTCTGGCCGGGCTGCCCTATACGTTCCAGGAGCAGATGCAGATCGACGCCATGAACGGCGGGTCTCCCTACGGAGCATCAACCATTACCGGAGCTGACGGCAGTCGCATGCCCAGCGAGGTTGAACTGGCGGGAGCTCGCTTCCAGGGGGATTACGTGGCTCGAATCGCAGGCAAGCTGGCCTGA
- a CDS encoding MATE family efflux transporter translates to MKRPDVLHDPVGPALVRLVIPMVAGALGIVLFNVVDTFFVGRLGALELAAMSYTFPIVIVAGSIASGLGVGASACVSRAYGAGDLPQARRLTLHAHLLSLAVILVLAALGLVTIKPFFTFLGAEEKLLGLIGDYMFVWYLGMPFMMLPMVGQNILQALGDSKTPSAVIVFSVVLNMVLDPLLIFGAGPVPALGIQGAAIATVIARGSTMVAVLWILGSSRKMFPHRAERSGFLISSRRILFVGLPASLTNLALPISMGVVTRLISPFGAEAIAGFGVATRLESFSLVFTMALAMVFTPFVGQNLGAGKVHRAREGYRVAVILSLVWGVVVALVFGVAGRPIAGIFTDTGEVVVATTGYLRTLAPTFGLLGVVMVTSAAFNGLHRPFAAAAVAFMRLVGLYLPLALIGRSLGGLQGLFWGLAGANGIAGVAAVLIFRRASRTFPVPNKRKCNDDRVFCSPRNPGKSLFSIGDCGKL, encoded by the coding sequence ATGAAAAGGCCTGACGTATTGCACGATCCTGTAGGGCCAGCCCTGGTCCGCCTGGTGATTCCCATGGTGGCCGGAGCCCTGGGGATTGTGCTCTTTAATGTGGTTGATACCTTCTTTGTGGGTCGTTTGGGGGCTTTGGAGCTGGCTGCCATGAGCTATACCTTCCCTATCGTGATTGTGGCAGGGAGTATCGCTTCGGGGCTCGGTGTAGGCGCATCGGCCTGCGTCTCCCGGGCCTATGGTGCCGGTGATCTCCCCCAGGCCCGACGGCTTACCCTTCACGCCCATCTTCTTTCGCTGGCGGTGATACTGGTTCTGGCAGCGCTGGGGCTTGTCACAATCAAGCCGTTCTTTACCTTCCTGGGGGCCGAGGAAAAGCTGCTCGGGCTCATAGGGGATTATATGTTCGTCTGGTATCTGGGCATGCCCTTCATGATGCTCCCCATGGTGGGGCAGAACATCCTCCAGGCCCTGGGTGACAGCAAAACTCCCAGCGCGGTAATCGTTTTTTCGGTGGTGCTCAACATGGTTCTGGATCCTCTGCTGATTTTTGGTGCGGGGCCGGTGCCTGCTCTGGGAATCCAGGGAGCTGCCATTGCCACGGTCATTGCCCGGGGAAGCACCATGGTGGCAGTCCTCTGGATTCTTGGGAGCTCCAGAAAAATGTTCCCCCACCGGGCCGAGCGGTCGGGATTCCTGATCAGTTCCCGGCGAATACTCTTTGTGGGGCTTCCGGCGTCGCTTACAAACCTGGCCTTGCCAATCTCCATGGGAGTGGTGACCCGCCTGATCTCGCCTTTTGGAGCCGAGGCGATCGCGGGTTTTGGCGTGGCCACGCGGCTGGAGTCGTTTTCTCTGGTTTTCACCATGGCTCTGGCCATGGTCTTTACCCCCTTTGTGGGGCAAAATCTGGGGGCCGGGAAGGTCCATCGGGCCCGAGAGGGATATCGGGTGGCGGTGATACTCTCCCTGGTCTGGGGGGTAGTGGTCGCTCTGGTCTTCGGAGTTGCCGGGCGGCCTATCGCTGGAATTTTTACTGATACCGGGGAGGTTGTGGTTGCCACCACGGGATATCTGCGCACTCTGGCTCCCACCTTTGGTCTTCTGGGGGTTGTCATGGTCACATCGGCGGCTTTTAACGGGTTGCACCGGCCCTTTGCTGCTGCAGCGGTGGCCTTCATGAGGCTTGTAGGGCTGTATCTGCCGTTGGCGCTTATCGGGCGTAGTCTGGGAGGGCTTCAAGGGCTGTTTTGGGGGCTGGCCGGGGCAAACGGAATTGCCGGGGTTGCGGCGGTTCTCATTTTCCGGCGGGCATCGCGCACCTTTCCGGTTCCGAACAAAAGGAAGTGCAACGACGATAGAGTGTTTTGTTCACCCCGAAATCCTGGTAAATCCTTGTTTTCCATCGGTGATTGTGGCAAATTATAG